A window from Fibrobacter sp. UWB11 encodes these proteins:
- a CDS encoding toxin-antitoxin system YwqK family antitoxin, with protein sequence MNLKTFIRFTFLFSFILLFLAACDKEERKEYYNSGPLKSITTYRDSVIDGPYISYYENGKVWEKGQYKNDEKDGAWNTYRENGKIAEEVNYKSGQVDGEWKTWYEKGKLRSVKYYKENLEDGSWKEWFENGQQKTEVKYEAGVCDACFCKYKADYDKVCFEKEWYENGQLKEWRYKTENEEKCVVKIWYMNGQLKEVLDYKDGKIFTYKCWYVNGNLQEEIVSSKGFDDGKWRTCVEEYGSRKLLAESFSEEGFFKEWFENWKWKNIENIKKGWKNGATSIRNAIRKEWYDDGKLRRERYYKDGRDSLWKSWHENGRLQSECSYKLGKQDGKCQEWYENGKIRSVQYYKEGLEEGSWKEWYENGKLKNIESYKDGWKNGVWREWLENGRLQSECSYKLGKKTGKCREWYENGKIRSVKYYKDDFEDGFWKEWFENGKLKNIESYKEGNKNGVWKTWYENGQLKVEENYKAGLLDGVRKEWYENGKIWIKEYYKEGKLDGVYKEWYDNGRLSEKQEFKKGLFTGLWRSWYKNGIVATEINYNNCQEDCIEKRWLENGEFFREYHIPSSNVYSK encoded by the coding sequence ATGAACTTAAAGACCTTCATTCGCTTTACATTCCTCTTTTCCTTTATCCTTCTCTTCCTCGCCGCTTGCGACAAAGAAGAACGCAAAGAATATTACAATAGCGGACCGTTAAAATCCATTACGACATATCGTGATAGTGTAATAGATGGCCCGTACATCTCGTATTACGAGAATGGAAAAGTATGGGAAAAGGGGCAATATAAAAATGACGAGAAAGATGGGGCTTGGAATACATATCGCGAAAATGGAAAAATCGCAGAAGAAGTAAATTATAAATCGGGTCAAGTAGATGGAGAATGGAAAACTTGGTATGAAAAAGGAAAATTACGTAGTGTAAAATATTACAAAGAGAATTTGGAAGATGGCTCTTGGAAAGAATGGTTTGAAAACGGTCAACAGAAAACTGAGGTGAAATACGAAGCTGGTGTTTGTGACGCATGTTTTTGCAAATATAAAGCCGATTATGATAAAGTTTGTTTTGAAAAAGAATGGTATGAAAATGGACAATTGAAGGAATGGCGTTATAAAACTGAAAATGAGGAAAAATGCGTTGTGAAAATATGGTATATGAATGGACAATTAAAAGAGGTTCTGGATTATAAAGATGGTAAAATATTTACTTATAAATGTTGGTATGTAAATGGTAATCTGCAAGAAGAAATAGTATCATCTAAAGGGTTTGATGATGGAAAATGGCGCACTTGTGTTGAAGAATATGGATCTCGTAAGTTACTTGCAGAGTCTTTTAGTGAAGAAGGATTTTTTAAGGAATGGTTTGAAAACTGGAAATGGAAAAATATTGAGAACATCAAAAAAGGGTGGAAAAATGGTGCTACGTCTATTCGGAATGCTATTCGAAAAGAATGGTATGATGATGGAAAATTACGAAGAGAAAGATATTACAAAGATGGACGTGATAGTCTTTGGAAATCATGGCATGAAAATGGTCGTTTGCAATCGGAATGTTCATATAAATTAGGCAAACAAGACGGAAAATGCCAGGAATGGTATGAAAATGGGAAAATACGAAGTGTACAATATTACAAAGAGGGTTTGGAAGAAGGCTCTTGGAAGGAATGGTATGAAAACGGGAAATTGAAAAATATCGAGAGCTACAAGGATGGATGGAAAAATGGCGTTTGGAGAGAATGGCTTGAAAATGGTCGTTTACAATCGGAATGTTCATATAAATTAGGTAAGAAAACTGGAAAATGTAGGGAATGGTATGAAAACGGGAAAATACGAAGTGTAAAATATTACAAAGATGATTTTGAAGATGGTTTTTGGAAGGAATGGTTCGAAAACGGGAAATTGAAAAATATCGAGAGCTACAAAGAAGGGAATAAAAATGGCGTTTGGAAAACTTGGTACGAAAATGGTCAATTGAAAGTGGAAGAAAACTATAAAGCTGGGTTGCTTGATGGTGTTAGGAAGGAATGGTATGAAAATGGTAAAATATGGATAAAAGAATATTATAAAGAAGGTAAACTTGATGGAGTTTACAAAGAATGGTATGATAATGGAAGGCTGTCTGAAAAACAGGAATTTAAAAAAGGTTTGTTTACTGGCTTATGGCGTTCATGGTACAAAAATGGAATCGTAGCAACAGAAATAAACTACAATAATTGTCAAGAGGATTGTATTGAGAAGCGTTGGCTTGAAAATGGAGAGTTTTTTAGGGAATATCATATTCCTTCAAGTAATGTTTATTCTAAATAA
- a CDS encoding toxin-antitoxin system YwqK family antitoxin: MKLRNVVLFTLLFASVLLLAACDKEERKEYHGNGVLKSVTTYCKNIKEGKYISYYWGGEVNEMGFYKNDKPEGVWKKWHENGLLAFEGFYYDGMRDSVWRWWHSNGQLSKEEFYKGKMYSYWIQNCRRISDCKDEFIRDGVSREWYANGKIESEEHYKNGVRDGSSKRWFDDGQLRSEKFYKSGKIDGIWKIWHNTGRVFGEYSYRLGQQEGVSRNWHINGLLSHEGMYKSDKKEGTWKSWYWNGQLQEESFYVSGIIDGVRKKWYQDGKLKEMISYKLGKFDGAWKSWHENGQLKEERFYKNGEYEGTWTEWHRNGRLKSKVIYKDGKRYGTWKWWYDNGKMQWEDNYVLDRAHGVWKRWYKNGKLKSLFYYKDGHLEGARKKWFEDGKIAEEEHYNDGKLDGVRKTWFENGRLKAEEYYELDKPIGVWKKWNENGELIEEETYKDGFKTSVLDKPVSRDDGQYKKKRRRKSVPTMSVIGRLRSYNIDDSLKARQSITDEPIWKRKLD; the protein is encoded by the coding sequence ATGAAACTGAGAAATGTCGTCTTATTCACGCTGCTTTTTGCTTCTGTTTTGCTCCTTGCTGCTTGTGACAAAGAAGAACGCAAAGAATATCACGGTAATGGAGTATTAAAATCCGTTACAACATATTGCAAAAATATCAAAGAGGGCAAATACATCTCTTATTATTGGGGTGGAGAAGTAAATGAGATGGGTTTTTATAAAAATGACAAACCAGAAGGTGTTTGGAAAAAGTGGCACGAAAATGGACTACTAGCATTCGAAGGCTTTTATTATGATGGTATGCGGGATAGTGTTTGGAGATGGTGGCATAGCAATGGGCAATTGTCAAAAGAAGAATTTTATAAAGGTAAAATGTATAGTTACTGGATTCAGAATTGTCGTCGAATTTCGGATTGTAAAGATGAATTTATTCGAGATGGCGTAAGTAGAGAATGGTATGCGAATGGAAAAATAGAATCAGAAGAACATTATAAGAACGGAGTGCGAGATGGGTCTAGTAAACGTTGGTTTGATGATGGTCAATTGCGTTCTGAAAAGTTTTATAAGTCAGGAAAAATTGATGGCATCTGGAAGATTTGGCATAACACTGGGCGAGTGTTTGGGGAATATAGTTACAGATTGGGTCAACAAGAAGGTGTGTCAAGAAATTGGCATATAAATGGTCTTTTGTCACACGAAGGAATGTACAAGTCTGATAAAAAAGAAGGGACTTGGAAATCTTGGTATTGGAATGGACAATTGCAGGAAGAATCTTTTTATGTATCTGGTATAATAGATGGTGTCAGAAAAAAATGGTATCAAGATGGCAAATTGAAAGAAATGATTTCGTATAAGTTAGGGAAATTTGATGGCGCTTGGAAATCGTGGCACGAAAATGGACAATTGAAAGAAGAACGGTTCTATAAGAATGGCGAGTATGAAGGTACCTGGACAGAATGGCATAGAAATGGTCGCCTGAAATCGAAGGTCATTTACAAAGATGGTAAACGTTATGGAACTTGGAAATGGTGGTATGATAACGGCAAAATGCAATGGGAAGATAATTATGTATTAGACAGAGCTCATGGAGTATGGAAAAGATGGTATAAAAATGGCAAATTGAAATCCTTATTTTATTATAAAGATGGTCATTTAGAAGGCGCTCGGAAAAAGTGGTTTGAAGATGGAAAAATCGCTGAAGAAGAACATTATAACGATGGAAAGCTCGACGGCGTTAGAAAAACGTGGTTTGAAAATGGACGTTTAAAGGCTGAAGAATACTATGAGTTAGACAAGCCCATTGGTGTATGGAAAAAATGGAATGAAAACGGAGAACTGATAGAGGAAGAAACCTATAAAGACGGATTTAAGACATCCGTCCTTGATAAACCTGTTAGTCGCGATGATGGCCAATATAAAAAGAAAAGGAGACGAAAGTCTGTACCAACAATGAGTGTAATTGGGAGACTAAGAAGTTATAATATTGATGATTCTTTAAAAGCTCGGCAGTCTATTACTGACGAGCCCATTTGGAAACGGAAACTCGATTGA
- a CDS encoding YgcG family protein, with protein MPKRILSILFILLLAIPVAAGFKVNKAGLPKRPQNSYVLDEDRLLTKQEVQFVNELAEQLYKKAGVGLAVALVHDIGFADFRDYALNIAESWGVGGKSNEGVLIFAAMKQHKRSVEVGYGAEGYLPDVLVERLQQKTIVPAFRIEKYGQGVMQLAWEIAQVVAKEKGISLEVDTDQLPQEEESSPFGLVLVIFVILFLLASKNGGGRGNGCLWFLLGNALGNSSRGHHRGGFGGGFGGGRGGFGGGFGGGFGGGHFGGGGSGGGW; from the coding sequence ATGCCAAAAAGAATTTTATCGATACTGTTCATTCTGTTGCTCGCAATCCCGGTTGCGGCAGGTTTTAAGGTGAACAAGGCGGGGCTCCCCAAGCGCCCGCAGAATAGCTATGTGCTTGATGAAGACCGTTTGCTCACAAAGCAAGAAGTGCAATTTGTAAACGAGCTTGCCGAACAGCTTTACAAAAAAGCTGGAGTCGGACTTGCGGTCGCGCTTGTTCATGACATTGGCTTTGCGGACTTTAGAGATTACGCATTGAACATTGCCGAAAGCTGGGGAGTTGGCGGCAAATCAAACGAAGGTGTCCTGATTTTTGCGGCGATGAAGCAACACAAGCGAAGCGTTGAAGTCGGCTATGGCGCCGAAGGTTACTTGCCCGACGTGCTCGTAGAACGGCTCCAGCAAAAGACAATTGTGCCTGCATTCAGAATCGAAAAATACGGCCAAGGCGTGATGCAGCTCGCATGGGAAATTGCGCAAGTCGTTGCCAAGGAAAAAGGCATTTCGCTTGAGGTCGACACAGACCAGTTACCGCAAGAAGAAGAAAGCAGCCCATTTGGACTCGTTCTCGTGATTTTCGTGATTCTGTTCCTGCTCGCCTCGAAGAATGGCGGCGGACGCGGCAACGGATGCCTCTGGTTCTTGCTCGGGAATGCGCTTGGCAACAGCAGTCGCGGCCACCACCGCGGCGGTTTCGGCGGTGGATTTGGCGGAGGCCGAGGCGGCTTTGGTGGCGGTTTCGGCGGTGGATTCGGTGGAGGTCACTTTGGCGGTGGCGGCTCCGGCGGAGGATGGTAA
- a CDS encoding alpha/beta fold hydrolase — MREKWIWLPDWASNLGIWEDDLMDVAPSASHVYVPYGQLAGFLENPEDIPEFKTASTVVAWGLGALSLLCSGAGPQKDQKWILLSPYADFCDEIGNWTVPNLHFMAHQLETTTEPALKAFMELFEEDFGDWQDDWFTEAKKYDAESLSKGLMYLASHRVESVIPNSENIQVVYGRLDATVQPEWTLKLKEFLPKAEFKERPKAGHWPPMLLL; from the coding sequence ATGAGAGAAAAATGGATCTGGCTGCCTGATTGGGCCTCGAATCTTGGTATTTGGGAAGATGATCTTATGGACGTTGCTCCTTCTGCGAGCCACGTTTATGTGCCATATGGTCAACTGGCTGGATTTTTAGAGAATCCGGAGGATATTCCGGAGTTCAAGACTGCTTCTACCGTTGTTGCTTGGGGTCTTGGTGCTTTGTCGCTCCTTTGTTCGGGAGCGGGCCCGCAAAAAGACCAAAAGTGGATTTTGCTTTCGCCGTATGCCGATTTTTGTGATGAAATTGGCAATTGGACTGTGCCGAACTTGCATTTTATGGCACACCAGCTTGAAACGACTACGGAGCCTGCGCTCAAGGCATTCATGGAACTGTTCGAGGAAGATTTTGGCGACTGGCAAGACGACTGGTTTACCGAGGCTAAAAAGTACGATGCAGAGTCCTTGTCGAAAGGGCTGATGTACCTTGCTTCGCATCGCGTAGAGTCCGTGATTCCGAATAGCGAAAACATTCAAGTGGTTTACGGGCGACTGGATGCGACCGTTCAGCCTGAATGGACTTTGAAACTAAAGGAATTTTTGCCGAAAGCGGAATTCAAGGAACGTCCTAAAGCCGGCCACTGGCCTCCGATGCTATTGCTTTGA
- the lnt gene encoding apolipoprotein N-acyltransferase, whose protein sequence is MTTEQLLNKLKNIPRAYKIYVAILVAIEFVLFLLRPDTPGLYTQLPQLLPIVAALPFLFIKTARKPFARFMNTYGIIVFAFLALDYLTRSHAGLFQIVATFIPMALYWFALFVRWNIKLFKQKDARIALALATLSWGFIAFAFPPLPLGPAILILLVPWFIVLNKFNRETAVFATFWASMVYNTINYYWIRNVMNVETAPSGLIFLGLILLIAYLSLFNVLASFVYSTAKNLKIKGKAYLLILFPIFYASIEMHRTTGDFAFPWNHLGYTFGNHLELLQALSIIGIFGYTILIVASNQIVAYAFMQKSKKRFALFAVPFIIFFALLIHGSCVLSAPEAAPFYNADSQENPSIAMVQPSIAQGAKWSKPRFDSIVTKTFNMAMDSTTSDVDMILLAETAVPDHIRRQPLVIRRLHQMADMRNASILTGALDYKRVSDDINNPRRFDIYNASFLFTPGDNQFPQRYIKKHLVPFSERIPFDDVFPILNYVDLGEGDFVPGKETPVYGPYNWTPYICYDAIFGDLIREAISAGSRLMVNITNDGWFGRSTAPFQHLNIVRHQAITYGYPVARLANSGVSAFIDQYGHYDQNTNIFETRVIQRKMPLKTRSTFYTSVGETFEKALLWFFAIYLVALFALSRIQKKN, encoded by the coding sequence ATGACTACCGAGCAGTTACTAAATAAACTCAAAAACATTCCGCGAGCGTACAAGATTTACGTTGCAATTCTTGTCGCCATAGAATTTGTATTGTTCTTGCTACGTCCGGATACGCCGGGACTTTACACGCAGCTTCCGCAACTTTTACCTATCGTTGCGGCACTCCCGTTCTTATTCATAAAGACCGCACGCAAACCGTTTGCGCGGTTCATGAACACTTACGGCATTATTGTTTTTGCATTCCTTGCATTAGACTATCTCACACGCAGTCACGCCGGGCTTTTCCAAATTGTAGCCACATTCATTCCCATGGCTCTTTACTGGTTTGCTCTTTTCGTGCGTTGGAACATAAAGCTATTTAAGCAAAAAGATGCACGCATTGCGCTTGCTCTAGCAACGCTTTCCTGGGGCTTTATCGCATTCGCATTTCCGCCTCTTCCGCTGGGTCCAGCAATACTCATCTTGCTTGTGCCATGGTTCATTGTTTTGAACAAATTCAATCGAGAGACCGCAGTCTTTGCGACATTCTGGGCTAGCATGGTTTATAACACCATTAACTATTACTGGATTCGCAACGTGATGAACGTCGAAACAGCGCCCTCCGGACTCATATTTCTCGGGCTCATCCTTCTCATTGCCTACCTCAGCCTATTCAACGTTCTTGCTTCGTTTGTCTATTCTACAGCCAAGAATTTAAAGATCAAAGGCAAAGCGTACCTGCTTATCCTCTTCCCTATTTTCTACGCATCCATCGAAATGCACCGCACCACCGGAGATTTCGCTTTCCCGTGGAATCACTTGGGATACACATTCGGAAATCATCTTGAATTGCTACAAGCCTTGTCGATTATCGGCATTTTCGGTTACACCATTCTTATTGTAGCATCAAACCAAATTGTCGCTTACGCGTTTATGCAGAAAAGCAAAAAACGCTTTGCACTCTTTGCAGTGCCGTTCATCATTTTCTTTGCGCTCCTGATTCACGGAAGCTGCGTACTTTCAGCTCCAGAGGCAGCCCCGTTCTACAATGCAGATTCACAAGAGAATCCGTCCATTGCCATGGTGCAGCCAAGTATTGCCCAAGGAGCCAAATGGAGCAAGCCCCGCTTTGACTCCATCGTCACCAAGACTTTCAACATGGCCATGGACAGCACCACCTCCGATGTGGACATGATTCTCCTTGCCGAAACCGCTGTACCGGACCACATCCGTCGACAACCGCTAGTCATCAGGCGTTTGCACCAAATGGCCGACATGAGAAACGCAAGCATTCTCACTGGTGCTCTTGACTACAAACGAGTTTCCGATGACATCAACAACCCGCGCCGTTTCGACATCTACAACGCATCATTCCTCTTTACGCCAGGCGACAATCAGTTCCCGCAACGTTATATCAAAAAGCACCTCGTTCCATTTAGCGAACGCATTCCTTTCGATGACGTGTTCCCCATCCTGAATTACGTGGATCTCGGCGAAGGCGATTTTGTTCCGGGAAAAGAAACTCCCGTTTACGGTCCCTACAACTGGACACCCTACATCTGTTACGATGCAATTTTCGGAGACCTCATTCGCGAAGCAATCAGTGCTGGGTCACGACTCATGGTGAATATCACAAACGACGGCTGGTTCGGCCGGAGCACGGCTCCATTCCAACACTTGAACATTGTACGCCATCAAGCCATCACCTACGGTTATCCGGTTGCACGCCTTGCCAACAGCGGAGTTTCAGCATTTATAGATCAGTACGGCCATTACGACCAGAATACCAATATTTTTGAAACCCGCGTCATACAAAGAAAAATGCCCCTCAAGACAAGGAGCACATTCTATACATCTGTGGGAGAAACTTTCGAAAAAGCACTGCTCTGGTTCTTTGCAATTTACCTTGTAGCGCTGTTTGCATTATCAAGAATTCAGAAAAAAAATTAA
- the rsmI gene encoding 16S rRNA (cytidine(1402)-2'-O)-methyltransferase: MSYTLYIVATPIGNMEDITYRAVRILKEVPLVLAEDTRHSRILFDNYGITTPMEAYHDFNKEKVTPKYIEYLKNTGDIALVSDAGTPGVADPAFNLVRECVREGIDVRAIPGPCAMITALVSCGMPTDHFTFQYFSPKKSAQRIHLLEKLKDEEATQIFYASPHNIDKFVEEIKLVFGDIKIALMRELTKKFEEHLIGTPTEISAHFKAHPPKGEFVLVFNPQDKSGL; the protein is encoded by the coding sequence ATGTCATACACTTTATACATCGTAGCTACTCCCATCGGGAACATGGAAGATATCACCTACCGCGCCGTGCGCATTCTTAAGGAAGTTCCCCTCGTCCTTGCCGAAGACACCCGTCATTCAAGAATTCTCTTTGATAATTACGGCATTACGACACCCATGGAAGCCTACCACGACTTCAACAAAGAAAAAGTCACGCCAAAGTATATCGAATATCTCAAGAACACTGGCGACATCGCTCTCGTAAGCGATGCAGGAACGCCCGGAGTTGCAGACCCGGCATTCAACCTTGTTCGTGAATGTGTGCGCGAAGGAATTGACGTACGTGCAATTCCCGGCCCGTGCGCCATGATTACCGCCCTCGTTTCTTGCGGCATGCCGACCGACCACTTTACGTTCCAGTATTTTTCGCCCAAGAAAAGCGCCCAGCGTATTCACTTGCTCGAAAAATTGAAAGACGAAGAAGCGACGCAGATTTTCTACGCGAGCCCGCACAACATCGACAAGTTCGTCGAAGAAATCAAGCTTGTTTTCGGTGATATCAAGATCGCACTCATGCGTGAACTTACGAAGAAATTCGAGGAACACCTCATCGGAACACCGACTGAAATTTCGGCACACTTCAAGGCTCATCCACCCAAAGGTGAATTCGTACTCGTGTTCAATCCCCAAGATAAAAGTGGATTGTAA
- a CDS encoding UDP-2,3-diacylglucosamine diphosphatase, translating into MELPAYFISDAHLGIEPPGAVPNREQKLIELLSSWKGKASHVVVVGDLFEFWYEYNYYVASAHFNLYRAFAELVESGVEVHLLQGNHDFAYGDFFPKTLGVQVHKSVILEIQGKRIFATHGDGVPKSDRGYRFLRNVLDFPFNRFLFKQIHPDWGMALARFVGRNSRKYGESRLIKIEEYLEWGDRMLKKEHCDFCIHGHHHISGIWNTPNGVVASPGDFIKKPAILCLENGGLKLVSL; encoded by the coding sequence ATGGAATTGCCTGCTTATTTTATTAGTGACGCGCATTTGGGAATCGAGCCACCGGGAGCAGTCCCAAACAGGGAACAAAAATTAATAGAGCTTCTTTCCTCGTGGAAAGGCAAGGCTAGTCACGTCGTTGTGGTTGGTGACCTTTTTGAATTCTGGTACGAGTACAATTATTATGTAGCGTCAGCGCATTTCAATTTGTATCGAGCTTTTGCCGAATTGGTTGAATCGGGTGTAGAAGTTCATTTGTTGCAGGGTAACCATGATTTTGCCTATGGTGATTTTTTCCCGAAGACTCTAGGGGTACAAGTCCATAAATCTGTTATTCTTGAAATTCAGGGCAAGCGAATTTTTGCAACTCATGGTGACGGAGTTCCCAAGTCCGATCGTGGCTATCGTTTTTTGCGCAATGTATTGGACTTCCCGTTCAATCGGTTCCTCTTTAAGCAAATCCATCCAGACTGGGGAATGGCTCTAGCTCGTTTTGTTGGGCGTAACAGCCGTAAATACGGTGAAAGCCGTTTGATAAAGATTGAAGAATACCTGGAATGGGGAGACCGCATGCTTAAAAAGGAACACTGCGATTTCTGTATTCATGGTCACCATCATATTTCGGGCATCTGGAACACGCCTAATGGTGTGGTGGCTTCTCCCGGAGACTTTATAAAAAAGCCCGCCATCCTCTGCTTGGAGAATGGCGGATTGAAATTGGTTTCGCTTTAA
- a CDS encoding alpha/beta hydrolase, protein MKIKEFALGTLSRILRYAGILLLIYISMVFYLALTERRNAFPRAITHNEARTAIADKAKNINCTLDDGTVLEGFVVGNEQNNVFLYYPDADEDAAQFLAELDSLPGFAAATFNYRGSGENKGTPSQETFESDAQMIYECASQINGKAPKVVAGRGTGAILASKFVKSTETTLLIDPVLSIAVAISDKYRILYPKFLIRANVEIHVNDISDAQNVVILSDRARFKERTNTVKSLLKSAKEAVRATETLSESISNVILRK, encoded by the coding sequence ATGAAAATAAAAGAATTCGCATTGGGAACACTCAGCCGCATTTTACGTTACGCAGGAATTCTTCTCCTTATATATATCAGCATGGTATTTTACCTTGCACTAACCGAGCGCCGTAACGCCTTCCCCCGCGCCATTACACATAACGAAGCACGTACCGCCATTGCAGATAAGGCAAAGAATATCAATTGCACTCTTGACGACGGCACGGTTCTTGAAGGTTTTGTTGTTGGAAACGAACAGAATAACGTTTTCCTCTACTACCCCGATGCCGACGAAGACGCCGCCCAGTTCCTCGCCGAACTCGACAGCCTACCGGGATTCGCAGCAGCCACGTTCAACTACCGCGGAAGCGGTGAAAACAAAGGCACTCCGTCACAAGAGACTTTTGAATCCGACGCTCAAATGATTTACGAATGCGCCTCTCAAATAAACGGCAAAGCTCCCAAAGTCGTTGCAGGGCGTGGCACAGGCGCCATTTTGGCATCTAAATTCGTCAAAAGTACCGAAACAACTCTTCTCATCGACCCAGTGTTGAGTATTGCCGTTGCGATTTCTGATAAATACCGTATTCTTTACCCTAAATTTCTCATCCGAGCTAACGTAGAAATCCATGTAAACGATATTTCTGACGCACAAAACGTAGTAATTCTCTCGGATAGAGCCCGATTTAAAGAACGAACAAATACAGTCAAAAGCCTATTAAAAAGCGCCAAAGAGGCCGTTCGCGCCACGGAAACCCTATCAGAAAGCATTTCAAACGTGATATTACGCAAATAA
- a CDS encoding TIGR02147 family protein codes for MNVYAYYNYRKYLQDYYEYRKSVQRYFSYRSFAKKAGYSSSGLYLDLIRGRKSLTQQMIPKFIEALGLNEREGRYFALMVDFTHATTASSKQQIFDQMSALLPRTIKNLTKNQQEYYSKWYYVVAREALAVLKINDKNIQELALFLNPKISLPQAKQTIQLLLNLGLIELGEDGFYHSVNKAITNGSEIAPLFVHQFQKQMIDLGKDALDHYSTERRNVSCMTMSVSAQGLERIISKIDLFRKEIVDIVRSDEGESMVCELNIQFFPLSKEKVALPPEADVEEGVDEID; via the coding sequence ATGAACGTATATGCCTACTACAATTATCGAAAGTACCTTCAGGACTACTACGAGTACCGTAAGTCCGTGCAGAGGTATTTCTCGTACCGGTCTTTTGCAAAGAAGGCTGGGTATTCCTCGTCCGGTCTTTACCTGGATTTGATTCGTGGTCGAAAGTCTCTCACACAACAAATGATCCCGAAGTTTATCGAAGCTCTCGGGCTTAACGAAAGAGAGGGACGTTACTTTGCTTTGATGGTGGACTTTACGCATGCTACGACGGCGTCTTCGAAGCAGCAGATCTTCGATCAGATGTCCGCGCTCTTGCCGCGTACCATCAAGAACTTGACCAAGAACCAGCAGGAATACTACAGTAAGTGGTATTATGTTGTAGCGCGCGAAGCTCTTGCCGTATTAAAGATTAACGACAAGAACATCCAGGAACTTGCGCTTTTCTTGAACCCGAAAATTTCTCTCCCGCAGGCAAAACAGACTATCCAGCTCCTTCTCAATTTGGGACTTATCGAGCTCGGCGAAGATGGATTCTACCATTCCGTAAACAAGGCAATTACGAATGGCAGTGAAATCGCCCCGCTTTTCGTTCATCAGTTCCAAAAGCAGATGATTGATTTGGGAAAAGATGCGCTAGATCACTACAGTACGGAACGTAGAAATGTATCTTGTATGACGATGAGTGTCTCGGCGCAGGGCTTGGAACGAATCATCAGCAAGATTGATTTGTTCCGCAAGGAGATTGTGGATATCGTTCGCTCTGATGAGGGCGAATCTATGGTCTGCGAATTGAACATCCAGTTCTTCCCGCTGAGCAAGGAAAAGGTGGCTCTGCCTCCGGAAGCGGACGTAGAGGAGGGTGTCGATGAAATTGATTAA